One genomic region from Actinocatenispora thailandica encodes:
- a CDS encoding CPBP family intramembrane glutamic endopeptidase: MKLFFRTVLQLVAVVVVAAAGGQAITAVQKNPWLMLAVGVGSAVAALFVYKGLVRLTERRRVVEAGARGLVPGLLLGTAIGVVVFGCVIANIWFLGYYRAHGVGLHQAMIGLVGYMAAAAVTEELMFRGVLFRALERGTGTWLAMLISGLLFGAYHLANPDASLWGRRRSWSRRAAC, translated from the coding sequence GTGAAACTGTTCTTCAGGACCGTCCTGCAGCTGGTCGCCGTGGTGGTGGTGGCCGCCGCCGGTGGCCAGGCGATCACCGCGGTACAGAAGAACCCGTGGCTCATGCTCGCCGTCGGTGTCGGCAGCGCCGTCGCCGCGCTGTTCGTCTACAAGGGACTGGTCCGGCTGACCGAACGTCGCCGGGTGGTCGAGGCCGGCGCCCGGGGCCTGGTACCGGGGCTGCTGCTCGGCACGGCCATCGGTGTCGTGGTGTTCGGCTGCGTCATCGCGAACATCTGGTTCCTGGGTTACTACCGGGCGCACGGCGTGGGGCTGCACCAGGCGATGATCGGGCTGGTCGGCTACATGGCGGCGGCCGCGGTGACCGAGGAGCTGATGTTTCGCGGCGTGCTGTTCCGAGCGCTGGAGCGGGGCACCGGCACCTGGCTCGCGATGCTGATCTCCGGCCTGCTGTTCGGCGCCTACCACCTGGCGAACCCGGACGCGAGCCTGTGGGGGCGGCGGCGATCGTGGTCGAGGCGGGCGGCATGCTGA
- a CDS encoding NADAR family protein, translating into MTAISAADARSVTELVAALDAGATPKWLVFWGHRPDRGGAVGKGCLSQWWPTLFTVDGVDYASAEHWMMAGKARLFGDDDAAARILAARTPAEAKKLGRTVRDFDQATWAAHRVELVVDGNVAKFGQDPALRGFLLGTAPRVLVEASSYDRIWGAGVAATDERATDPRRWPGTNLLGFALMRARDLLAAPPERG; encoded by the coding sequence GTGACGGCGATCTCGGCTGCGGATGCGCGCAGCGTGACGGAACTGGTGGCGGCGCTCGACGCGGGCGCGACACCGAAGTGGCTGGTGTTCTGGGGCCATCGACCGGACCGCGGCGGCGCGGTCGGGAAGGGCTGCCTGAGCCAGTGGTGGCCCACTCTGTTCACTGTGGACGGTGTCGACTACGCCTCGGCCGAGCACTGGATGATGGCGGGCAAGGCCAGGCTGTTCGGTGACGACGACGCGGCGGCGCGGATCCTGGCGGCGCGGACACCGGCCGAGGCGAAGAAGCTGGGCCGCACGGTCCGCGACTTCGACCAGGCGACCTGGGCGGCGCACCGCGTCGAGCTGGTGGTCGACGGGAACGTCGCGAAGTTCGGTCAGGACCCGGCACTGCGTGGGTTCCTGCTCGGCACCGCGCCGCGGGTGCTGGTCGAGGCCAGCTCGTACGACCGGATCTGGGGTGCCGGCGTCGCGGCCACCGACGAGCGGGCCACCGATCCGAGGCGCTGGCCGGGTACCAACCTGCTCGGGTTCGCCCTGATGCGGGCCCGGGACCTGCTGGCGGCGCCGCCGGAGCGGGGCTGA
- a CDS encoding HelD family protein, with protein MAVEQRHLDRLYRRLDELRGDAQGRLSGALRQTGSTPSERAERESMVRDANDQVAMLGAVEQGLCFGRLDFEADEPPRYVGRIGMFDEANGYEPLLVDWRAPAARPFYLATAAAPEGVRRRRHLDTRGRRVVEVTDEVLDLDDAAHAGHEGLTGEATLLAALSRSRTGRMRDIVDTIQAEQDAVIRAPLAGMLVVQGGPGTGKTAVALHRAAYLLYTYREQLTRQGVLLVGPHRTFLRYIEHVLPALAETGVLARTVGELFPGVRATAEETAEAGLVKGATSMVDVLRAAVADRQRVPDEPVEVRIDDSHQGFGFQHDTVVLEPETIAAARDRARRTTRPHNLAREVFVAEVVDALGWQVAQRLGDDPYADLALGGNDAPGEGALLLNEGDVAEIRRELATDVQLAAALDELWPTLTPQQLLTDLYASDDRLAAAAPDLPEQQRALLRREPGAAWTVSDVPLLDEAAELLGADDRARRAREERARRRRIEYAEGVLEVAAGSMSQEFEDEETEVLEVTDALTAEQLAERQVEADRRTAAERAAVDRQWTFGHVIVDEAQELSPMAWRALMRRCPTRSLTVVGDVAQTADESGTRTWADTFAPYVDGRLRTAELATSYRTPAEILTVAARLLAHIDPTLTPPRAVRDTGDEPWFRCVPGDLIATEVADTVRVEAAAVGDGRVGVIVPAGRADAVAAAVRAVAPDAASGDDADLERGVAVLTARQAKGLEFDTVLVVAPDEIVTESRRGYSDLYVALTRTTNRLGVIHSGQLPPGLAA; from the coding sequence CTGGCGGTCGAGCAGCGCCACCTCGACCGGCTGTACCGGCGGCTCGACGAACTGCGCGGTGACGCGCAGGGGCGGCTGTCCGGGGCGCTGCGGCAGACCGGGAGCACCCCGTCCGAGCGGGCCGAGCGAGAGAGCATGGTCCGGGACGCGAACGACCAGGTCGCCATGCTCGGCGCGGTCGAGCAGGGGCTGTGTTTCGGCCGGCTCGACTTCGAGGCCGACGAGCCGCCCCGCTACGTCGGCCGGATCGGGATGTTCGACGAGGCCAACGGGTACGAGCCGCTGCTGGTCGACTGGCGCGCACCGGCCGCCCGGCCGTTCTACCTGGCCACCGCCGCCGCCCCGGAGGGCGTCCGCCGCCGCCGGCACCTGGACACCCGCGGTCGCCGGGTCGTCGAGGTCACCGACGAGGTGCTCGACCTCGACGACGCCGCTCACGCCGGGCACGAGGGGCTGACCGGCGAGGCGACGCTGCTCGCCGCGCTGTCCCGCAGCCGCACCGGGCGGATGCGCGACATCGTCGACACCATCCAGGCCGAGCAGGACGCGGTGATCCGGGCGCCGCTGGCCGGCATGCTGGTCGTCCAGGGCGGCCCCGGTACCGGCAAGACCGCGGTGGCGTTGCACCGCGCCGCGTACCTGCTCTACACCTACCGGGAACAGCTGACCCGGCAGGGCGTGCTGCTGGTCGGTCCACATCGGACGTTCCTGCGCTACATCGAGCACGTGCTGCCGGCGCTGGCCGAGACCGGCGTGCTGGCCCGCACCGTCGGGGAGCTGTTCCCCGGGGTGCGCGCCACCGCCGAGGAGACCGCCGAGGCCGGCCTGGTCAAGGGCGCGACGTCGATGGTCGACGTGCTGCGCGCCGCCGTCGCCGACCGGCAGCGGGTACCGGACGAGCCGGTGGAGGTGCGCATCGACGACAGCCACCAGGGGTTCGGCTTCCAGCACGACACCGTGGTGCTGGAGCCGGAGACCATCGCGGCGGCCCGGGACCGCGCCCGCCGCACCACCCGGCCGCACAACCTGGCCCGCGAGGTGTTCGTCGCCGAGGTCGTCGACGCGCTCGGCTGGCAGGTCGCGCAGCGCCTCGGCGACGACCCGTACGCGGATCTCGCGCTCGGCGGCAACGACGCGCCCGGCGAGGGCGCGTTGCTGCTCAACGAGGGCGACGTGGCCGAGATCCGTCGGGAACTCGCCACCGACGTTCAGCTCGCCGCCGCACTGGACGAGCTGTGGCCGACGCTCACCCCGCAGCAGCTGCTCACCGACCTGTACGCGTCCGACGACCGGCTCGCCGCTGCCGCGCCCGACCTGCCCGAGCAGCAGCGCGCGCTGCTGCGCCGCGAGCCCGGGGCGGCGTGGACCGTCTCCGACGTACCGCTGCTGGACGAGGCGGCCGAGCTGCTCGGCGCCGACGACCGGGCCCGTCGGGCACGCGAGGAACGCGCCCGCCGCCGCCGGATCGAGTACGCGGAGGGCGTGCTGGAGGTCGCCGCGGGCTCCATGTCGCAGGAGTTCGAGGACGAGGAGACCGAGGTCCTGGAGGTCACCGACGCGCTGACCGCCGAGCAGCTCGCCGAGCGGCAGGTGGAGGCCGACCGGCGTACCGCGGCCGAGCGGGCGGCGGTCGACCGGCAGTGGACGTTCGGGCACGTGATCGTGGACGAGGCGCAGGAACTGTCGCCGATGGCGTGGCGGGCGCTGATGCGCCGCTGCCCGACCCGGTCGTTGACCGTCGTCGGTGACGTGGCGCAGACCGCCGACGAGTCCGGCACCCGCACCTGGGCCGACACGTTCGCGCCCTATGTGGACGGTCGGCTGCGCACCGCGGAGCTGGCCACCAGCTACCGCACCCCGGCGGAGATCCTCACGGTGGCGGCCCGGCTGCTCGCCCACATCGACCCGACGCTGACCCCGCCACGCGCGGTCCGCGACACCGGTGACGAGCCGTGGTTCCGTTGCGTACCCGGCGATCTGATCGCCACCGAGGTCGCGGACACGGTGCGCGTCGAGGCCGCCGCCGTGGGCGACGGGCGGGTCGGCGTGATCGTACCGGCCGGGCGGGCCGACGCGGTCGCGGCGGCGGTGCGCGCGGTCGCGCCGGACGCGGCGAGCGGCGACGACGCCGACCTGGAGCGCGGCGTCGCGGTGCTGACCGCACGGCAGGCCAAGGGGCTGGAGTTCGACACCGTACTGGTGGTGGCACCGGACGAGATCGTCACCGAGTCGCGGCGCGGCTACTCCGATCTGTACGTGGCGCTGACCCGGACCACCAACCGGCTCGGCGTTATCCACAGTGGACAGTTGCCGCCGGGCCTGGCGGCCTGA
- a CDS encoding Hsp70 family protein, translated as MAGRVLSVDYGSSSTVAAMREPDGRDRLLLFDSSPLLPSAVCADADGALVGGQEAQHLARVHPERYEPTPKRRIGQIEMLLGDRAYPVVDAVAVTLRLVTDAATEATGAAPDTVTVTHPAGWPATRRGVLVEAARRAGLPEPILVPEPVAAARYFRNLSDCPAGPLVVYDLGAGTCDVSVIADDGTVLAVDGIDDLGGADLDEIVVTMVAEAVPAAQLDRWRAMTAPTSGPDRRYFRLLWDDARAARELLSRRAGTQLHLPALGIDAPVGRERFERAAGPVLVRSAGLAAGLIGRAGTTPTELAGIVLVGGASRTPLVATLLHQTIGVAPTMLDQPELVVAEGGLLAAAAPAASPTGVAPGAELAGTAVPGGGRGTSIPVAAPAGPAAVPIGSLPAAPVRAAGGSAPGAGVVGGAGRAVPEHAAPVGTARWPWWPPVILLLLGLTVCARVDSVLGQDGRLPIPVAVAALVIGGYAVFDTARRAQPGATPTRLGVAGGVLLAAAAACDPLAYLVYGDDDLAGGGALPVPFLLVCGTVAGLTAWRGSRGGRAGPPVAVLGTALLYGASSAAVFAVVAVENPEDPSLAVPADHIMVAGLVAALLATAGLLAAGRSARSRR; from the coding sequence ATGGCAGGTCGCGTTCTCTCGGTGGATTACGGGTCGTCCAGCACGGTCGCCGCGATGCGGGAGCCCGACGGGCGCGACCGCCTGCTGCTGTTCGACTCCTCGCCGCTGCTGCCGTCCGCGGTCTGCGCCGACGCGGACGGGGCGCTGGTCGGCGGGCAGGAGGCGCAACACCTGGCCCGGGTGCATCCGGAGCGTTACGAGCCGACACCGAAACGTCGCATCGGCCAGATCGAGATGCTGCTCGGCGACCGGGCGTACCCGGTCGTCGATGCGGTGGCCGTCACGCTGCGGCTGGTCACCGACGCCGCGACCGAAGCGACCGGGGCGGCACCCGACACGGTCACCGTCACGCATCCGGCCGGCTGGCCGGCGACCCGCCGCGGCGTCCTGGTCGAGGCGGCACGCCGGGCCGGGCTGCCGGAACCCATCCTGGTGCCCGAGCCGGTCGCGGCTGCCCGCTACTTTCGCAACCTGTCCGACTGCCCGGCCGGCCCGCTCGTCGTGTACGACCTCGGCGCCGGCACCTGCGACGTGTCGGTCATCGCCGACGACGGCACGGTCCTGGCCGTCGACGGCATCGACGACCTGGGCGGCGCCGACCTGGACGAGATCGTCGTGACGATGGTGGCCGAGGCGGTGCCGGCGGCCCAGCTCGACCGCTGGCGGGCGATGACCGCACCGACGAGCGGGCCGGACCGTCGGTACTTCCGCCTGTTGTGGGACGACGCCCGCGCGGCGCGGGAACTGCTGTCCCGGCGGGCCGGCACGCAGCTGCACCTGCCGGCGCTGGGGATCGACGCGCCCGTGGGGCGGGAGCGGTTCGAGCGGGCCGCCGGACCGGTGTTGGTGCGCAGCGCGGGGCTGGCCGCCGGGCTCATCGGCCGGGCCGGCACCACCCCGACCGAGCTTGCCGGCATCGTCCTGGTCGGCGGCGCGTCCCGGACGCCGCTGGTCGCGACGCTGCTGCACCAGACCATCGGGGTCGCCCCCACGATGCTCGACCAACCCGAGCTGGTCGTCGCCGAGGGCGGTCTGCTCGCCGCCGCGGCGCCCGCCGCCAGCCCGACCGGCGTGGCTCCGGGCGCCGAGCTGGCCGGCACCGCGGTGCCCGGCGGCGGGCGCGGCACGTCGATCCCGGTCGCGGCGCCGGCGGGGCCGGCCGCGGTACCGATCGGATCGTTGCCGGCGGCCCCCGTTCGGGCGGCGGGCGGCTCGGCCCCCGGCGCCGGGGTGGTGGGAGGCGCCGGGCGGGCGGTGCCGGAGCACGCCGCGCCGGTCGGTACGGCCCGGTGGCCGTGGTGGCCGCCGGTGATCCTGCTGCTGCTCGGTCTGACCGTCTGCGCCAGGGTCGACAGCGTCCTCGGTCAGGACGGGCGGCTGCCGATACCGGTCGCGGTCGCCGCACTGGTCATCGGGGGGTACGCGGTCTTCGACACCGCGCGGCGGGCTCAGCCGGGAGCGACGCCGACCCGGTTGGGTGTCGCCGGCGGCGTGCTGCTCGCTGCCGCGGCGGCCTGCGACCCCCTCGCGTACCTGGTGTACGGCGACGACGACCTCGCCGGCGGAGGCGCCCTACCGGTGCCGTTCCTGCTGGTGTGCGGCACGGTCGCGGGCCTGACGGCGTGGCGTGGCAGCCGCGGTGGGCGTGCCGGGCCGCCGGTCGCCGTCCTCGGCACCGCGCTGCTGTACGGCGCCAGCTCCGCGGCGGTGTTCGCGGTGGTCGCCGTGGAGAACCCGGAAGATCCCAGCCTGGCCGTGCCGGCGGATCACATCATGGTCGCCGGCCTGGTCGCGGCGCTGCTGGCGACCGCCGGGTTGCTGGCCGCCGGCCGGTCCGCGCGATCGCGCCGCTGA
- a CDS encoding alpha/beta fold hydrolase, whose protein sequence is MTEPWRLPDGRTLDVDVTGPADGVPLVFHHGTPGSAVPVRAFARAVHDRGLRLVTYSRAGYGGSTRRAGRNVADIAGDVAAILDRLGAERCVTAGWSGGGPHALATGALLADRVAGVLSIASVAPYDAEGLDFDAGAGEQNVEENDAALRGESALRPYLEAEAADLADADADGLIAGMSTLLPPVDRAVLTDEYGEDLAAGFREGMRSGVDGWVDDDLAFVTPWGFALESITVPVSVWQGSEDLMVPFAHGEWLAAHVPGARAHLLSGEGHLSIGLGFTAAMLDELTATL, encoded by the coding sequence ATGACCGAACCCTGGCGACTGCCCGACGGCCGAACCCTCGATGTCGACGTCACCGGCCCGGCCGACGGCGTTCCGCTCGTCTTCCATCACGGCACCCCCGGTTCGGCGGTCCCGGTACGGGCGTTCGCCCGCGCGGTGCACGACCGGGGGCTGCGGCTCGTCACGTACTCCCGGGCCGGGTACGGCGGATCGACCCGGCGCGCCGGCCGCAACGTGGCGGACATCGCGGGTGACGTCGCGGCGATCCTGGACCGGCTCGGCGCGGAGCGGTGCGTGACGGCGGGCTGGTCCGGCGGCGGCCCGCACGCGCTGGCCACCGGCGCGCTGCTGGCCGATCGCGTCGCCGGGGTGCTGAGCATCGCCTCGGTCGCCCCGTACGACGCGGAGGGGCTGGACTTCGACGCCGGTGCCGGCGAGCAGAACGTCGAGGAGAACGACGCCGCGCTGCGGGGCGAGTCGGCGCTACGGCCCTACCTGGAAGCCGAGGCCGCCGACCTGGCCGACGCCGACGCCGACGGGCTGATCGCCGGGATGTCGACGCTGCTGCCGCCGGTCGACCGGGCGGTGCTCACCGACGAGTACGGCGAGGACCTGGCGGCCGGGTTCCGCGAGGGGATGCGGTCCGGCGTCGACGGTTGGGTCGACGACGACCTCGCGTTCGTCACGCCGTGGGGCTTCGCGCTGGAGTCGATCACGGTGCCGGTGTCGGTGTGGCAGGGCAGCGAGGACCTGATGGTGCCCTTCGCGCACGGGGAGTGGCTCGCGGCGCACGTTCCGGGTGCCCGCGCGCACCTGCTGTCCGGCGAGGGCCACCTGTCGATCGGCCTGGGTTTCACCGCGGCGATGCTCGACGAGCTGACCGCCACCCTCTGA
- a CDS encoding VOC family protein — protein sequence MPASHRPGFHLAIPVDDLAAARRFYGEVLGLPQGRDSDHWIDWDLYGHQLVTHLVPDATGPAGRSEVDEHRVPVPHFGLILPADEFHQLAERLRAAGVEFVIEPYLRFPGRPGEQWTMFLHDPAGNALEFKSFTDESQIFAR from the coding sequence ATGCCCGCATCGCACCGCCCCGGTTTCCACCTCGCCATCCCGGTCGACGACCTGGCCGCCGCCCGCCGCTTCTACGGCGAGGTGCTCGGCCTGCCGCAGGGTCGCGACAGCGACCACTGGATCGACTGGGACCTGTACGGCCACCAGTTGGTCACCCACCTGGTACCCGATGCCACCGGCCCGGCCGGCCGCAGCGAGGTGGACGAGCACCGGGTACCGGTGCCGCACTTCGGGCTGATCCTGCCCGCGGACGAGTTCCACCAGTTGGCGGAGCGGCTGCGCGCGGCCGGCGTCGAGTTCGTCATCGAGCCGTACCTGCGGTTCCCGGGCCGCCCCGGCGAGCAGTGGACGATGTTCCTGCACGACCCGGCCGGCAACGCGCTGGAGTTCAAGTCGTTCACCGACGAGTCGCAGATCTTCGCCCGCTGA